A genomic stretch from Deltaproteobacteria bacterium includes:
- a CDS encoding peptidylprolyl isomerase, whose protein sequence is MFFFGVFLAAFSVSVFTVSEVSAQAEVPTNPPPSSMQYQPQVPSQTSSGMPTGVLPPTQGVPANTSPSQFIPMALPPSAGSFVPVMPVPVVPQGVPNNYNTPSNQPRKDELRSEIVNYSDEVEERPVLVVKTSEGEFKVRVAADINRQTVAHFMGLAQGAKEFIDVRTGKKVRRPFYTGLNCHRVLKGVLIQCGCPFGNGRGNPGVLVDNETASSLKFDKPGIVAMSLQTEEKSGITNDIKDTNGSQFFISLAAMPEFTGKYSILGEITGGMDTIRKIASTPTGPTDRPIKRVVIFSIDPDIPAALPISPAISPVVSPGLSPAAGATAPGSPPVATDPMAQPGSLQPPAPGLGVDPFALPPAGP, encoded by the coding sequence GTGTTTTTTTTCGGTGTTTTTCTAGCCGCCTTTTCCGTTTCGGTCTTTACCGTCTCCGAGGTTTCGGCACAGGCGGAGGTACCCACGAATCCACCGCCATCGTCCATGCAATATCAACCTCAAGTTCCGTCGCAAACTTCTAGCGGGATGCCGACTGGCGTTTTACCACCAACACAGGGTGTGCCCGCAAACACATCTCCCTCGCAGTTTATCCCAATGGCACTTCCGCCGTCTGCCGGGAGCTTCGTCCCAGTAATGCCTGTGCCTGTGGTCCCGCAAGGAGTACCGAACAACTATAACACTCCTTCAAATCAACCGCGAAAAGACGAACTACGCTCTGAGATCGTCAATTATAGCGACGAAGTCGAAGAGAGGCCCGTATTGGTTGTGAAAACTTCGGAGGGCGAATTCAAGGTCCGTGTTGCCGCAGATATCAACCGGCAAACTGTCGCACACTTCATGGGACTCGCTCAGGGCGCCAAAGAATTTATTGACGTGCGCACAGGAAAAAAAGTTCGACGCCCCTTTTACACCGGTCTCAACTGCCACCGCGTACTCAAAGGCGTACTCATTCAGTGCGGCTGCCCGTTCGGAAACGGTCGGGGTAACCCAGGTGTCCTTGTGGATAACGAAACTGCATCGAGCTTGAAGTTTGATAAACCAGGAATCGTTGCGATGTCGTTACAGACGGAAGAAAAAAGTGGCATCACGAATGATATAAAAGACACCAACGGCAGTCAGTTTTTTATTTCGCTCGCAGCGATGCCCGAGTTCACCGGAAAATATTCTATTTTAGGCGAAATTACGGGGGGAATGGACACGATTCGAAAAATTGCATCGACACCAACCGGCCCCACGGATCGACCAATCAAGCGTGTGGTCATCTTTTCGATAGACCCCGATATTCCCGCCGCACTTCCAATTTCACCGGCAATTTCACCGGTCGTTTCACCCGGCCTTTCTCCCGCCGCGGGCGCAACCGCGCCGGGCTCTCCGCCGGTTGCTACAGATCCGATGGCCCAGCCCGGTAGTCTCCAGCCACCGGCTCCTGGCCTCGGAGTTGACCCCTTCGCGCTTCCACCAGCTGGCCCCTAG